The following are from one region of the Lentimicrobiaceae bacterium genome:
- a CDS encoding T9SS type A sorting domain-containing protein, with protein sequence MRCYSIFSLLLFWFLCNNLILAQQLTSGKARGVELDKYARITKSADGQLLNYNHELSISPDASQYLFRNQTNNSPAYTETDCQPLWKQGIMGTCIGSNSLTSKDIDNDGLTEIICSGGAYFGSGNFWYVLRYNPETQQYDQVWISPWYDSYSAKISVISVLDINNDQISEIFVGFTNGNIEVYNGESMALMQLISGISSSPVFQILLADADNDNQQELVYCSEGETWLLNSTDFSLKSYFYYGATSMRCGNVDAEPSNELVYSGGQVVRISGQSASIIWTFYENLWGGGLVELTDLDGDLIQEIVFAQAWNSIEVFDADIQLLKYQISTDLDIDALSLADVDNDGLNEILYGDGQWGSIYCHNAASGQLMWSVNNPEHGTTAINVADTDNDGIPELVWGAGCSSSGSDYLFVHAIPSLAAEWKSKHIDGPFNAIRVADVDNDGRQEIITLSYESESSYESGIMSVFDAQTHLLEWQSDGGFFYGCWTGMYAFEVMDIDSDGTMEIVVAAGETYDGKIWVVNGLTHEIESEYEYYNEDIDAFQAFDIADVDGDGQPDYIAGNSEAIYIINPVDYAVKWSVESNTFSELSRIKAGNVDLDSNVEIVSCQGKISVTDGLTHQKWETLQSGFTSFDLYDYNNDGVKDIVASTINGGIGVIDSQSAEITWLLTGFEARIDGVRMANIHGDDTPEIIFTSAGSVFFSNMAGNIIKTTSFGTIAGAFNNIEVSDADNNGLKEILIGTNYQVVELSDDCFRCIDFAVQTGGENLSCGGGNDGSAWAEAQGGVLPYAFSWSTGDTTAGLQNLAPGSYTVTVTDNQGCSRQDEVTIIQSALIASVNPTDVGCSGMDNGSVSTHIEFGSPPYSYLWNTGATQASLENLSVGTYSVVITDSKNCSAEFTVPVAQDTVMVNVIPHNVSCSSENDGYIESWVTHGVPPFTFLWSDGSVNPAIYGLVPGFYSLLVEDSLQCSSSVTVEIIKPEGISATSATTTDNPDTGIPEGTATIYPAGGQPPYFIQWFDPFYQTSPTAVNLISGEYLVRVRDINNCEAYFTVFVGETNDIPEQAHSKAFSLYPVPASSFVTLELSGNNSPIDGKVIICSLPGQKVLESKLTGLKTEINISALKPGIYLLRLSSGLLSGNQYFIKK encoded by the coding sequence ATGAGATGTTATTCCATATTTTCTTTATTGCTGTTCTGGTTTTTATGTAACAACCTGATTCTGGCCCAGCAACTAACATCCGGTAAGGCCCGGGGCGTGGAACTTGACAAATATGCAAGGATTACAAAATCTGCTGACGGTCAATTGCTAAACTACAATCATGAGTTAAGTATCAGTCCTGATGCCAGTCAGTATCTGTTCAGAAATCAGACAAATAACTCTCCCGCTTATACTGAAACGGATTGTCAGCCGCTATGGAAGCAGGGTATTATGGGTACCTGCATTGGCAGCAATTCATTGACTTCAAAAGATATAGACAACGACGGGCTAACGGAAATCATCTGTTCGGGCGGTGCATATTTTGGCTCCGGTAATTTTTGGTATGTACTCAGGTATAATCCTGAAACACAGCAGTATGATCAGGTGTGGATAAGCCCGTGGTATGATAGCTATTCAGCCAAAATTTCTGTGATTTCAGTGCTGGATATAAATAACGACCAGATTTCTGAAATTTTTGTAGGGTTTACCAACGGCAACATCGAAGTGTATAATGGTGAATCTATGGCGCTGATGCAGCTCATCTCAGGCATATCATCATCACCTGTTTTTCAGATATTGCTGGCTGATGCTGATAATGACAATCAGCAAGAACTGGTTTATTGTTCAGAAGGGGAGACCTGGCTGCTTAACAGTACTGACTTTTCGCTTAAAAGCTATTTTTATTACGGTGCAACCAGCATGCGGTGTGGCAATGTTGACGCAGAACCCTCCAATGAATTGGTGTATTCGGGTGGCCAGGTCGTGCGTATTTCCGGTCAGTCGGCCAGTATTATCTGGACTTTTTATGAAAATTTATGGGGTGGCGGGCTCGTTGAATTAACTGACCTTGACGGAGATTTAATTCAGGAAATTGTATTCGCCCAGGCCTGGAATTCTATTGAGGTTTTTGATGCCGATATTCAGTTGTTAAAATATCAGATTTCTACCGACCTTGATATTGATGCTTTGTCGCTGGCCGATGTGGATAATGATGGTTTGAATGAAATTCTTTATGGTGACGGGCAGTGGGGGAGTATATACTGCCATAATGCCGCCAGTGGCCAGTTAATGTGGTCGGTTAATAATCCGGAGCATGGTACAACAGCCATCAATGTTGCAGATACCGACAATGACGGAATACCTGAACTCGTCTGGGGTGCAGGCTGCTCTTCATCAGGTTCCGACTACTTGTTTGTGCATGCTATTCCTTCCCTGGCAGCCGAATGGAAAAGCAAACACATCGACGGGCCTTTTAATGCCATCAGGGTGGCTGATGTAGACAACGATGGCCGCCAGGAAATTATTACTTTGTCGTATGAAAGCGAAAGTAGTTATGAAAGTGGTATCATGTCTGTTTTTGACGCCCAAACGCACCTGCTGGAGTGGCAGTCGGATGGCGGCTTTTTTTATGGATGCTGGACTGGAATGTATGCTTTTGAAGTGATGGATATTGACAGCGATGGTACAATGGAGATAGTAGTTGCTGCAGGCGAAACTTACGATGGAAAAATATGGGTGGTCAATGGTTTAACGCACGAAATTGAATCTGAATATGAGTATTATAACGAAGACATAGACGCGTTTCAGGCATTCGATATTGCTGATGTGGATGGCGATGGCCAGCCTGATTATATCGCTGGTAACAGCGAAGCGATATACATTATCAATCCGGTTGATTATGCAGTAAAGTGGAGTGTTGAATCCAATACCTTCTCTGAATTATCGCGGATAAAAGCCGGCAATGTCGATCTTGATTCCAATGTCGAAATAGTCAGTTGCCAGGGGAAAATTTCAGTTACTGATGGTCTGACACATCAGAAATGGGAAACACTTCAATCAGGCTTTACCTCTTTTGATTTGTATGACTATAACAATGATGGTGTCAAGGATATTGTTGCTTCCACCATAAATGGTGGCATTGGTGTAATCGACAGTCAGTCGGCTGAAATTACATGGCTACTGACCGGTTTTGAGGCACGCATTGATGGTGTGCGTATGGCCAATATCCACGGCGATGATACACCTGAAATTATTTTCACTTCCGCAGGCTCAGTCTTCTTTAGCAATATGGCCGGCAATATAATTAAAACAACTTCTTTTGGAACCATTGCAGGTGCTTTTAATAATATAGAGGTTTCTGATGCTGACAATAATGGCCTGAAAGAAATCCTTATCGGAACAAACTATCAGGTAGTTGAGTTGAGCGACGATTGCTTCCGTTGTATTGATTTTGCGGTACAAACAGGCGGTGAAAACCTCTCCTGTGGTGGAGGCAATGACGGATCTGCATGGGCGGAAGCTCAGGGCGGCGTTCTGCCATATGCTTTTAGCTGGAGTACAGGTGATACAACTGCAGGCTTGCAGAATCTGGCGCCGGGAAGCTATACAGTGACCGTGACCGATAATCAGGGTTGCTCCAGGCAGGATGAAGTGACCATTATTCAATCAGCTCTGATAGCTTCTGTTAACCCTACGGATGTTGGCTGTAGTGGTATGGATAATGGTTCTGTATCAACACATATTGAATTTGGAAGCCCTCCTTATTCCTACCTGTGGAATACGGGTGCTACCCAGGCATCGCTTGAAAACCTTTCAGTGGGTACCTACTCGGTAGTGATAACTGATAGTAAAAACTGCAGCGCTGAATTTACGGTGCCTGTTGCTCAGGATACGGTGATGGTAAATGTTATCCCGCACAATGTAAGCTGCTCGTCAGAAAACGATGGCTATATTGAATCATGGGTTACACATGGTGTTCCTCCTTTTACGTTCCTGTGGTCAGATGGTTCAGTAAATCCTGCGATTTACGGACTTGTTCCCGGTTTTTATTCCTTGCTGGTTGAGGATAGCCTGCAGTGCAGCTCAAGTGTTACAGTTGAAATTATTAAACCCGAAGGCATCAGTGCTACTTCTGCCACAACCACCGATAATCCTGACACAGGCATTCCTGAGGGAACAGCCACCATTTATCCCGCCGGAGGTCAGCCTCCCTATTTTATTCAATGGTTTGATCCTTTTTACCAGACAAGCCCTACGGCTGTTAATCTTATATCCGGCGAATATCTGGTACGCGTTCGCGACATAAATAACTGTGAAGCTTATTTTACTGTTTTCGTTGGCGAAACCAATGATATTCCTGAACAGGCGCATAGTAAGGCTTTCAGTCTTTATCCTGTACCTGCCTCTTCCTTTGTTACCCTGGAGCTTTCAGGCAACAACAGTCCCATTGACGGAAAAGTAATTATTTGCAGTCTGCCCGGACAAAAAGTGCTGGAAAGCAAGCTTACCGGGCTGAAAACTGAGATTAACATCAGTGCTCTCAAGCCGGGTATTTATTTGCTCCGGCTAAGCAGCGGCCTGCTTTCAGGAAATCAATACTTTATCAAAAAATAG
- a CDS encoding RNA polymerase sigma-70 factor, protein MSDLLTSYEGILLKKLMSGDKSAFTIIFTKYYQSLVKFSFSFMHDADAAEEIVQEVFYRLWENREHIAVSSSLKSYLLKSVQNRSLDSLRHTDVTGRYASFVLAHPILSHNDTENYVLFSELEDKLSSAMDKMPVQFSEAFRLSRFEKLSYEEISTRLGVSVRTIEVRISRALDLLRRELKDYLIALFWMWLTFFD, encoded by the coding sequence ATGTCTGATTTGCTGACTTCCTATGAAGGTATACTGCTGAAAAAGCTTATGAGCGGTGATAAGTCGGCGTTTACCATTATTTTCACAAAGTACTATCAGTCACTGGTAAAGTTCTCATTCAGTTTTATGCATGATGCTGATGCGGCAGAGGAAATTGTGCAGGAGGTGTTTTACAGATTGTGGGAAAACCGCGAACATATAGCTGTCAGCAGTTCACTTAAGTCTTATTTACTTAAATCGGTTCAGAACAGAAGTCTTGATAGTTTACGTCATACTGATGTTACCGGCCGGTATGCCTCTTTTGTGCTGGCGCATCCCATTCTTTCTCATAACGATACTGAAAACTATGTGCTTTTTTCTGAATTGGAGGATAAGCTAAGCAGTGCCATGGATAAGATGCCTGTTCAGTTCTCGGAAGCATTCAGGTTGAGCCGGTTTGAAAAGTTGAGTTATGAGGAAATTTCAACCAGGCTGGGTGTGTCGGTGAGAACAATTGAAGTAAGGATATCCAGGGCTCTTGATTTATTGCGCAGGGAGCTGAAGGATTATCTGATTGCACTTTTTTGGATGTGGCTGACTTTTTTTGATTAG
- a CDS encoding FecR domain-containing protein, whose protein sequence is MEGNMENRDFETADQLIAGVLGGTASEDEVRQLELWVQESDENLHYYRQVKNIWDSSVELPVSTDKALARTLKRMESRKANLSFMQLMQKLAAILFIPLLVGSVWLLSAKYMKHDQAIVAYNETVAAFGTYSRIDLPDGSKVWLNSGSRLRYPARFNENERHVYLKGEAYFEVHSDKSSPFLVNTPYFSVKATGTRFNVMANAKSRTPSVTLVEGKVDVNRLKNGKEEVLLSQMKPNQHLVFDTLSGRVVVENEDPYKYFAWKDGKLVFRNDNISEVARRISLQYNVDIEIKGNEIRQYRYRATFENEPLDELLRLLKLSSPIDYAEIQPKLLPDGSFSRRKVIIYSTTTQK, encoded by the coding sequence ATGGAAGGAAATATGGAAAACCGGGATTTCGAAACTGCAGACCAGCTAATAGCCGGCGTTTTGGGCGGAACTGCTTCAGAAGATGAGGTGAGGCAGCTGGAATTATGGGTTCAGGAGTCGGACGAAAACCTGCACTATTACAGGCAGGTTAAGAATATCTGGGATTCATCGGTTGAATTGCCGGTTTCCACCGATAAAGCGCTTGCCCGAACACTGAAACGCATGGAGAGCCGGAAAGCTAACCTGAGTTTTATGCAACTGATGCAAAAACTTGCAGCCATTCTTTTTATCCCTTTGCTGGTGGGTTCTGTCTGGCTGCTTTCCGCTAAATACATGAAGCACGATCAGGCCATAGTTGCCTACAACGAAACAGTAGCTGCTTTTGGAACATATTCGCGTATTGATTTGCCTGATGGCTCAAAGGTATGGCTCAACTCAGGAAGCCGTTTGCGTTATCCGGCCAGGTTTAATGAAAATGAACGCCATGTTTACCTGAAGGGTGAAGCATATTTTGAAGTTCATTCCGATAAATCTTCGCCGTTTCTTGTGAATACCCCCTATTTTTCGGTAAAGGCTACAGGTACGCGTTTTAATGTGATGGCCAATGCGAAAAGCCGCACGCCTTCGGTTACACTGGTTGAAGGAAAAGTGGATGTTAACAGACTGAAAAATGGTAAGGAGGAGGTTTTGTTGTCGCAGATGAAACCCAATCAGCATCTGGTTTTTGATACATTGAGCGGGCGTGTTGTGGTTGAAAACGAAGACCCATACAAGTATTTTGCCTGGAAAGATGGTAAACTGGTATTCCGAAACGACAATATCAGCGAAGTCGCACGGCGCATAAGTCTGCAGTATAACGTCGATATAGAGATAAAGGGAAATGAAATCAGGCAGTATCGTTACAGGGCCACCTTTGAGAATGAGCCGCTTGATGAGTTGCTAAGGCTGCTTAAGTTATCATCACCCATTGATTATGCTGAAATTCAGCCAAAACTGCTGCCGGATGGTTCTTTTTCGCGAAGAAAAGTCATTATATATTCTACCACTACTCAAAAATAA
- a CDS encoding TonB-dependent receptor — protein sequence MRLFYLTSLLLVLVLGPVGLQAQSTRISLKLANATVNEVLNEIEKKSDYTFLVNQEFVDVNRKVDVVANNEKVSDILKRIFAGTDAGFSLSGRQIVLTSRKILDAASGQKEPGKVSGTVKDNNGKVLPYVTVLVKGTDIGAVTDINGAYTISNLPENATLVFSFVGFQSQEIQVNKQAVLNVIMSESITGLNEVVVIGYGSVQKKDLTTAVSVVKIDDIDKKNMSNLTQAIEGKVAGVRVTQASGDPSGNFSIQVRGATSITSSNNPLYVVDGMATDDIHFLNPADIESMQILKDASSCAIYGARAANGVVLITTKRGKSGKPLVTLNTTFGISHVNKKLDLLNTRQLVSLINDERLNAGLPSAASLDTITTDNDWQDIIYGQAVSSNIQLAFSGGNDKTRFYTSVNRFNNDGVIDPSTYQRYTFKLNLDHEMYSWLSFGTNVNISRSKSKNIKDNATINEGGTVLGALSTPSFVEQYTAEGYFGYNPFDGQANPLSSMYGSNSASRSSNLLGNLFAKIKITPYLSFKSSVGVDADFTNYDNFTYVEKSAYAVSTGGGADANSGQGVTTLFENILDYSQHFGKHAISSVLGMTAQKYEGENAWLSVRGFPNSSVQTLNAASTATSFGTQKYESALLSYLGRVSYAFDDKYLLSVNFRRDGSSKFGANQKYGNFPSVSAGWRMSSESFMRNLTAITDMKLRVSYGLTGNQNGIDNYAHISKVGLGALYPFSGSVISGYYPLSLGNESLKWESTRQTDIGIDLTMFDSRLTVIVDAYMKRTSDALLNVNLPLSTGFPSGIQNFAKIENKGLEIEVITHNTTGDFKWTTDANISFNRNKVIQIAGGSSAIIYTGDIVRERGYVTTIREGHPMSEFYGFQAAGVNPETGDLDYMKADGTLGSYLDMDADADRVVIGDPNPDFIYGITNNFSYKGFNLSVLLQGVYGNEIFNATRLELEAMEGYKNAAVSVLNRWQNPGDITDMPRAVFASSINSEVSTRFVEDGTYLRVKNVTLSYDFKNDVLRKMQINNLNVFVSAQNLLTFTKYTGYDPEVSVSTNPTSLGVDAGTYPNVRGFTFGLNVAF from the coding sequence ATGAGATTATTTTACCTTACCAGCTTGCTACTGGTTCTTGTTCTGGGCCCTGTCGGGCTGCAGGCACAGTCAACGCGTATATCGCTGAAACTGGCCAATGCAACAGTGAACGAAGTGCTGAATGAAATTGAAAAGAAGAGCGATTACACCTTTTTGGTTAATCAGGAATTTGTTGATGTGAACCGAAAAGTAGATGTTGTAGCCAACAATGAAAAAGTGAGTGATATTCTGAAGCGTATTTTTGCCGGTACTGATGCGGGATTTTCACTGTCGGGACGCCAGATTGTACTTACATCGCGCAAAATACTGGATGCGGCTTCGGGGCAGAAAGAACCCGGAAAGGTTTCCGGCACAGTTAAGGACAACAACGGTAAGGTGCTGCCGTATGTTACGGTGCTGGTAAAAGGTACCGATATTGGTGCCGTAACCGACATCAATGGCGCTTATACCATCAGTAATCTGCCTGAAAATGCAACCCTGGTGTTTTCTTTTGTGGGTTTTCAGAGTCAGGAAATTCAGGTGAATAAGCAGGCTGTACTCAACGTTATCATGAGTGAAAGTATAACTGGCCTGAATGAAGTTGTAGTAATCGGATATGGCAGTGTGCAGAAAAAAGATCTTACTACAGCTGTTTCGGTGGTAAAGATTGATGACATTGACAAGAAAAACATGTCGAACCTGACGCAGGCTATCGAAGGCAAAGTTGCCGGAGTAAGGGTAACACAGGCTTCGGGCGATCCGAGCGGCAATTTTTCAATTCAGGTAAGGGGTGCAACCTCCATCACTTCGAGCAATAATCCGCTGTATGTGGTTGATGGGATGGCTACCGACGATATTCATTTTTTGAATCCTGCAGATATAGAATCCATGCAGATTTTGAAAGATGCTTCGAGTTGTGCCATTTACGGGGCCAGAGCAGCCAATGGTGTAGTATTGATTACCACCAAAAGAGGAAAATCGGGCAAACCCCTGGTTACCCTGAATACCACCTTCGGCATCAGCCATGTGAACAAAAAACTTGATTTGTTGAATACCAGGCAATTGGTGAGCCTTATCAATGACGAGCGGCTCAATGCCGGGCTTCCATCTGCTGCCAGCCTCGATACCATAACCACCGATAACGACTGGCAGGATATTATTTACGGTCAGGCAGTGTCGAGCAATATTCAACTGGCATTTTCGGGTGGAAATGATAAAACACGCTTCTATACTTCAGTCAACCGCTTTAACAATGATGGTGTTATTGACCCCTCAACCTATCAGCGGTATACTTTTAAGTTAAACCTTGACCATGAGATGTATAGCTGGCTTTCATTTGGGACCAATGTAAACATCAGCAGAAGTAAATCAAAAAATATTAAAGACAACGCCACTATCAATGAAGGAGGTACAGTTTTGGGCGCGTTAAGCACGCCTTCATTTGTTGAACAGTACACAGCAGAAGGGTATTTTGGATACAATCCTTTTGATGGGCAGGCCAACCCGCTTTCATCGATGTATGGCAGCAATTCGGCCAGCCGGTCGAGTAACCTGCTGGGAAATTTGTTTGCCAAAATTAAAATCACCCCTTATCTCTCATTTAAATCATCGGTAGGAGTTGATGCCGATTTTACCAATTACGATAACTTTACTTATGTTGAAAAGAGTGCATATGCTGTTTCAACAGGGGGTGGCGCTGATGCCAACAGCGGACAGGGAGTTACAACGCTCTTTGAAAACATTCTGGATTACAGCCAGCATTTTGGGAAACATGCAATTTCGTCGGTGTTAGGTATGACTGCCCAGAAATATGAAGGCGAAAATGCATGGCTTTCGGTCAGGGGATTTCCTAACTCATCGGTGCAAACACTCAATGCCGCTTCAACGGCCACATCGTTTGGTACCCAGAAGTATGAATCAGCTTTGTTGTCTTATCTGGGAAGGGTAAGTTATGCATTTGATGATAAATATCTGTTGTCGGTCAACTTCCGTCGCGATGGTTCATCCAAATTCGGCGCCAATCAGAAATATGGTAATTTTCCTTCTGTATCAGCCGGCTGGCGTATGTCAAGCGAGTCGTTTATGCGCAACCTTACAGCCATCACCGACATGAAATTGCGCGTGAGCTATGGTCTTACCGGAAACCAGAATGGTATAGATAATTATGCCCATATCAGTAAAGTTGGCTTGGGTGCCTTGTATCCATTCAGTGGAAGCGTTATATCGGGCTATTACCCCTTGTCGTTGGGCAACGAATCGCTCAAATGGGAATCAACCAGGCAAACCGATATAGGAATTGACCTCACCATGTTTGATTCAAGACTTACAGTGATAGTAGATGCTTATATGAAACGGACATCTGATGCGCTGCTGAATGTAAACCTGCCTTTGTCTACCGGTTTCCCTTCGGGTATTCAGAATTTTGCCAAGATTGAAAATAAAGGTCTTGAAATTGAAGTGATTACACATAACACAACCGGTGATTTCAAATGGACCACCGATGCCAATATTTCATTCAACCGCAATAAGGTTATTCAGATTGCAGGTGGCAGCAGTGCCATTATATATACGGGCGATATCGTTCGTGAACGTGGCTATGTGACTACCATACGCGAAGGCCATCCGATGAGTGAATTTTACGGATTTCAGGCTGCTGGTGTGAATCCTGAAACTGGTGACCTCGATTATATGAAAGCAGATGGCACACTGGGCAGCTACCTTGATATGGATGCTGATGCTGACAGGGTGGTAATTGGAGATCCTAATCCTGATTTTATTTATGGTATCACCAATAATTTCTCCTATAAAGGATTTAACCTTTCTGTTTTATTGCAGGGTGTTTATGGTAACGAGATTTTTAACGCCACCCGCTTAGAGCTTGAGGCAATGGAAGGCTACAAAAATGCAGCAGTTTCGGTACTCAACAGATGGCAGAATCCTGGCGATATTACTGATATGCCACGCGCTGTATTTGCCAGCTCTATCAATTCTGAGGTTTCTACCCGGTTTGTTGAGGATGGAACTTACCTCAGGGTGAAGAATGTAACTTTATCGTATGACTTTAAAAACGATGTGCTCAGGAAAATGCAGATTAATAATCTCAATGTTTTTGTTTCAGCTCAAAACCTGTTGACTTTTACGAAATATACCGGTTATGATCCGGAGGTCAGTGTTTCAACAAATCCCACCTCTTTGGGTGTAGACGCAGGAACATATCCCAATGTACGGGGATTTACCTTTGGATTAAACGTGGCTTTTTAG
- a CDS encoding RagB/SusD family nutrient uptake outer membrane protein: protein MKTRIKLLSAAVALLITFTQCSKDFLDLEPQSELAISNAYNNATDAESALVGVYSCLADGHQNWLRMCLVDNFDDNVYAGGDDPSLFRIRAFQLSASNDDYIIDLWAACYNMINCANNVLKYVPEIKDPKLDLKVDGQITRRQQILGEATYLRAMKYFDLVRMFDGVPMPLTPTESTDPESVNLARTPGDQVYAQLIRDLEYCLTVLPDRYSDETQTRGRATKGAASAMLAQIYATMVPADWAKVEQYTTNVISNVGVYSLHPSFEELFDGFHYNNSESIIEIQFQSPNVTAWQYHLLLPTSITGDNWRKFMTPTIDLVTGMRSAGDSVRLHSSIVFEQSDWIDEYWGNNVPFIFKWKHDEGWASEDHWYIQRLAETILLRAEARAELNNIPGALEDLKSVRDRVGLPDLTDELSGLSKEAVHDAILSERRFELAFEGFRWMDLKRTGKAVSTLTRLGYTLDEHLLLLPIPLTERNVNPNLTQNPGY, encoded by the coding sequence ATGAAAACCAGGATAAAATTGTTATCAGCAGCTGTTGCACTGCTCATTACATTCACCCAATGCAGCAAGGATTTTCTTGATTTGGAGCCTCAGTCAGAGCTGGCTATCTCCAATGCCTATAACAATGCCACCGATGCCGAAAGTGCACTGGTAGGTGTGTACAGTTGTCTGGCCGATGGTCATCAAAACTGGCTCAGGATGTGTTTGGTCGATAATTTTGATGATAATGTTTATGCAGGCGGCGATGACCCAAGCTTGTTCAGAATCAGGGCTTTTCAGCTTTCAGCCTCGAATGACGATTATATCATTGATTTGTGGGCTGCTTGTTATAATATGATCAACTGTGCCAACAATGTGCTGAAATATGTGCCTGAAATCAAAGACCCAAAATTAGATTTGAAAGTTGACGGACAAATTACCCGCCGCCAGCAGATTCTGGGAGAAGCAACCTATCTGAGGGCCATGAAATATTTTGACCTGGTGCGTATGTTTGATGGTGTTCCCATGCCTTTGACTCCAACCGAAAGCACTGACCCGGAAAGTGTTAATCTTGCCCGTACCCCGGGTGATCAGGTGTATGCACAACTCATCAGGGATCTGGAATATTGCCTTACCGTTTTACCCGACAGGTATAGCGACGAAACGCAAACCCGCGGCCGTGCTACCAAAGGTGCCGCCAGCGCCATGCTTGCCCAGATTTATGCTACCATGGTGCCTGCTGATTGGGCCAAAGTGGAGCAATATACCACCAACGTTATTTCAAATGTGGGTGTTTATTCTTTGCACCCTAGTTTCGAAGAGTTGTTCGACGGCTTTCATTACAACAATTCGGAATCAATCATCGAAATTCAGTTTCAGAGTCCCAATGTTACAGCATGGCAGTATCATTTGTTGCTGCCGACCTCTATTACCGGTGATAACTGGCGTAAATTTATGACACCCACCATCGACCTCGTTACCGGCATGCGCAGTGCCGGCGATTCAGTGAGGCTGCACTCATCCATCGTTTTTGAACAATCAGACTGGATTGATGAGTACTGGGGCAACAATGTTCCGTTTATTTTTAAATGGAAACACGATGAAGGCTGGGCCAGTGAAGATCATTGGTATATACAACGGTTGGCTGAAACTATATTGCTCAGGGCAGAAGCCAGGGCCGAACTGAACAATATACCGGGAGCGCTTGAAGATCTGAAATCTGTTCGCGATCGTGTGGGTTTGCCCGATCTTACCGACGAGCTTTCCGGTTTGTCGAAAGAAGCCGTTCATGATGCCATTCTGAGCGAAAGAAGATTTGAACTGGCATTTGAAGGCTTCCGCTGGATGGATTTGAAACGCACCGGAAAAGCGGTGTCAACACTTACCCGTTTGGGATATACCCTGGATGAGCATTTGTTGCTGCTGCCCATTCCTTTAACCGAGCGAAATGTAAATCCGAATCTGACTCAGAATCCCGGCTACTAA
- a CDS encoding 4Fe-4S cluster-binding domain-containing protein, giving the protein MRGESKKTREIFVMVTNQCNLACTYCYESVKNRQVIIPELAKKVITADIEGSRAHTHEYFLIFHGGEPFLAFNEMKEISEWAWATFPELKIICMVTTNGTLISPEIKTWLTINKQRFVPILSIDGSRASHNLNRSNSFDLIDRRFFRETWPFQPVKMTIAPNVLASMFDNFIALTQDGFIVNPSLAKEVGWEAERDLPVFAREMKKLADYFVEHPESLPCELINIPMQNFSPAVNVPHNRACGAGDNIVAYDVKGNRFPCHAFIGDPNQPYDADGIGHVFDLLGSNNGLFLSDGCRNCFIFSYCSPCYGLNYATRQNMGAFDPVMCKFNKIRVLAAADMFSRMLTSPLTYNILKRKSSEEQRLMLSGIQAVFKEVSLD; this is encoded by the coding sequence ATGAGAGGCGAATCAAAGAAAACCAGGGAAATATTTGTGATGGTGACCAACCAATGCAATCTGGCATGCACCTATTGCTATGAGTCGGTTAAAAACAGGCAGGTTATCATACCCGAACTCGCCAAAAAAGTAATTACTGCCGACATTGAAGGCAGCAGGGCCCATACACATGAATATTTTCTGATTTTTCACGGGGGAGAGCCTTTTCTTGCTTTTAACGAAATGAAGGAAATCTCGGAATGGGCATGGGCAACCTTCCCCGAATTGAAAATCATATGCATGGTAACCACCAACGGAACACTGATCTCTCCCGAAATCAAAACGTGGCTCACCATCAACAAACAGCGTTTTGTGCCAATTCTGAGCATCGATGGCAGCAGGGCTTCTCACAACCTGAACAGGTCCAATTCGTTCGACCTGATTGACCGCCGCTTTTTTCGTGAAACATGGCCATTTCAACCTGTAAAAATGACTATTGCGCCCAATGTACTGGCCAGCATGTTTGACAATTTCATAGCCCTGACTCAGGATGGGTTCATCGTAAACCCAAGTCTTGCCAAAGAAGTTGGATGGGAAGCAGAAAGAGACCTGCCTGTTTTTGCCAGGGAAATGAAAAAGCTTGCCGACTACTTTGTAGAACATCCTGAGAGTCTCCCCTGCGAACTGATCAATATTCCCATGCAAAATTTTTCGCCGGCAGTAAATGTGCCTCACAACCGGGCATGCGGCGCAGGCGACAATATTGTAGCTTACGATGTCAAAGGCAACCGTTTCCCCTGCCATGCTTTTATTGGCGACCCCAACCAGCCATACGATGCAGATGGCATAGGGCATGTATTTGACTTACTCGGCAGTAACAACGGCCTGTTCCTTTCAGACGGATGCCGCAACTGCTTTATATTTTCATACTGTTCACCCTGTTACGGGCTGAATTATGCTACACGCCAAAATATGGGAGCTTTTGATCCTGTTATGTGCAAATTCAATAAAATACGGGTACTGGCCGCCGCTGATATGTTTTCGCGAATGCTAACATCTCCGTTAACATACAACATACTGAAGCGTAAAAGCAGCGAAGAGCAGCGACTGATGCTTTCAGGTATTCAGGCTGTTTTTAAAGAAGTATCTCTTGACTAA